The following coding sequences lie in one Myxococcales bacterium genomic window:
- a CDS encoding tetratricopeptide repeat protein, translated as MDDHLKQLLLLGREHYQNREYDRAEYLLRQVADKADQFADVHHMLGVITHSRGDFAEAERHFERAVQINPNYTEAQLNLMVTYNDLGKYDEARKLYAEMRSRGQEKGRELDPFAKGKIANMHAELSQAYHDVGMPVDAIRELEKATVLCPTFADLLTRLGVLYRDSGDQARAREKFEAALATNPKYTQARLLYGVLLLSGGESEKAVAEFETVVAQDPENKSAQTYLRIAKNPKKSEAPPSKDG; from the coding sequence ATGGATGACCACCTGAAGCAGCTATTGCTGCTCGGCCGCGAGCACTACCAAAACCGCGAGTACGACCGTGCCGAGTACTTGCTCCGTCAGGTGGCCGACAAGGCCGACCAGTTCGCGGACGTGCACCACATGCTGGGCGTGATCACGCACAGCCGTGGAGACTTCGCCGAGGCCGAGCGCCACTTCGAACGCGCGGTGCAGATCAACCCGAACTACACCGAAGCGCAGCTCAACCTGATGGTCACCTACAACGACCTCGGGAAGTACGACGAAGCGCGGAAGCTGTACGCCGAAATGCGCAGCCGTGGTCAGGAGAAGGGGCGAGAGCTCGATCCGTTCGCCAAAGGCAAGATCGCCAACATGCACGCCGAGCTCTCACAGGCGTATCACGACGTCGGCATGCCGGTCGACGCCATCCGCGAGCTCGAAAAAGCCACCGTGCTCTGCCCGACCTTCGCCGATCTGCTCACGCGGCTCGGGGTTCTGTATCGCGACAGCGGTGATCAGGCGCGGGCTCGCGAGAAGTTCGAGGCCGCCCTCGCGACCAACCCGAAGTACACACAAGCACGTCTGCTCTACGGTGTGCTCTTGCTGTCGGGTGGTGAGAGTGAGAAGGCCGTCGCGGAGTTCGAGACGGTGGTCGCACAAGACCCAGAGAACAAGAGCGCGCAGACGTACCTGCGCATCGCGAAGAATCCCAAGAAGAGCGAGGCTCCACCGTCGAAGGACGGCTGA
- a CDS encoding alpha/beta hydrolase, with translation MLRSSSLFGILFALTLAACGGTDDSGGSPSGGGSGGSSASGGSGGVAGGGGVAGASGGAGGGAGAPWMGVYSTELELPKASTPPINVDPGTVFYADVPYGSDPATRFDIFVPKSSGPTPLMIHIHGGGFVGGTKSSYSGSAAEIAALLSKGVAYASLEYRLLDEVDTVGVIKPMTDCRRALQFIRHHAAAFNIAPAKIVLEGGSAGAGTSLWIAFSDDMAEPGNSDPVAQQSTRVLGVAANSTQATYDVLKWESVVFKEYGLPLLDLAVQAGMGQRLMSFYGVDSVDAMKTPAITEYRARVDMLALMSADDPPFYVNNPLTPAAPPLDTNSLFHHAFHARTLSEQADKIGLSHLTYIKALSVADASGTDDWGFALQLLTK, from the coding sequence ATGCTGCGTAGCTCGTCTCTCTTCGGGATCTTGTTTGCCCTGACCCTCGCGGCGTGCGGCGGAACGGATGACTCCGGCGGCTCACCGAGCGGCGGCGGCAGCGGCGGCTCGAGCGCCAGCGGCGGCAGTGGGGGTGTCGCGGGCGGCGGAGGGGTCGCGGGCGCCTCCGGTGGTGCGGGTGGAGGCGCCGGCGCGCCGTGGATGGGCGTCTACTCGACGGAGCTCGAGCTGCCCAAGGCCTCGACACCTCCCATCAACGTCGATCCCGGGACCGTCTTCTACGCGGACGTGCCGTACGGCAGCGATCCTGCGACACGCTTCGACATCTTCGTACCCAAGAGCAGCGGCCCGACTCCGCTCATGATCCACATTCACGGCGGAGGTTTCGTCGGAGGCACCAAGAGCAGCTACTCCGGAAGCGCCGCCGAGATCGCAGCTCTGCTGAGCAAGGGTGTCGCCTATGCGAGCCTCGAGTACCGACTGCTCGACGAGGTCGACACGGTCGGTGTGATCAAACCGATGACCGACTGCCGCCGGGCGCTGCAGTTCATTCGCCACCACGCGGCGGCGTTCAACATCGCACCCGCCAAGATCGTGCTCGAGGGAGGCTCTGCCGGCGCCGGCACCAGCCTGTGGATCGCCTTCTCCGACGACATGGCAGAGCCAGGCAACAGCGATCCGGTGGCGCAGCAGTCGACCCGCGTGCTCGGCGTGGCCGCAAACTCGACCCAGGCCACCTATGACGTCCTCAAATGGGAGAGCGTGGTGTTCAAGGAATACGGTCTGCCGCTCCTGGATCTGGCAGTGCAGGCCGGCATGGGGCAGCGCCTGATGTCCTTCTACGGCGTGGACTCCGTCGACGCGATGAAGACACCCGCCATCACGGAGTATCGCGCCCGGGTCGACATGCTCGCCCTGATGAGCGCCGACGATCCGCCTTTCTACGTGAACAATCCGCTGACCCCAGCAGCGCCGCCGCTCGACACCAATTCGCTGTTTCACCACGCCTTTCACGCGCGCACGCTCAGCGAGCAG
- a CDS encoding DUF2062 domain-containing protein: protein MKWARLWRRLRGGRLTRARAAGSVAAGLFIGALPLFGLHFPLCVAVAVPLSLDLMIAYLAANISNPLFAPFLIAGEIQLGALLLEGHFIPFSVEQARATGVGGFVAQAAVGSVAMGGLLAAIGAGLTSLIVRRDAALPGPSIDDAVDKTLARYARAPRRDRFYVAAKLHSDPMFRQLAALEPPFGELLDVATGRAQLPLFLVESGKASGFTGLDWDERKVRVAADAAGECGRVRTEDVNTAELPAADTVLLIDVLHYLERDAQLGLLQRATSAVRPGGRLLVRELDPTRGLRSKLAIWAERRAIGTSMNRGTTLELIGTDELCEALSSLGFTSRVLPHPDGKLSPNYLVVAERSAE, encoded by the coding sequence ATGAAGTGGGCCCGCCTCTGGCGACGGCTGCGGGGAGGGCGCTTGACGCGCGCGCGCGCCGCGGGGTCCGTCGCGGCGGGACTGTTCATCGGCGCCCTGCCGCTGTTCGGCCTGCATTTCCCGCTGTGTGTCGCGGTTGCCGTGCCCCTCTCGCTCGACCTGATGATCGCGTACCTCGCGGCAAACATCTCGAATCCGCTGTTCGCGCCGTTCCTCATCGCCGGCGAGATCCAGCTCGGTGCACTGCTCCTCGAGGGTCACTTCATCCCGTTCAGCGTGGAGCAAGCGCGTGCCACTGGCGTCGGGGGGTTCGTCGCCCAAGCGGCCGTCGGCTCGGTCGCCATGGGCGGACTGCTCGCGGCCATCGGTGCAGGTCTCACCTCGCTGATCGTGCGGCGTGACGCAGCTCTGCCTGGGCCCAGCATCGACGACGCCGTCGACAAAACGCTGGCACGATACGCGCGGGCGCCCCGGCGCGACCGCTTCTACGTGGCAGCGAAGCTGCACAGCGATCCGATGTTTCGTCAGCTGGCGGCGCTGGAGCCGCCGTTCGGCGAGTTGCTCGATGTCGCCACGGGCCGCGCCCAGCTCCCGCTGTTCCTGGTGGAGAGCGGCAAGGCGAGTGGATTCACCGGGCTCGACTGGGACGAACGCAAGGTTCGTGTGGCTGCGGACGCAGCGGGCGAGTGCGGGCGAGTGCGGACGGAGGATGTGAACACGGCGGAGCTGCCAGCAGCGGACACCGTCCTCTTGATCGACGTCCTCCACTATCTGGAGCGCGATGCGCAGCTCGGGCTGCTCCAGCGCGCGACCAGCGCCGTGCGTCCTGGCGGGCGACTTCTGGTACGCGAGCTCGACCCGACCCGCGGACTTCGGAGCAAGCTCGCCATCTGGGCGGAGCGGCGCGCGATCGGCACGAGCATGAACCGCGGGACGACGCTCGAGCTCATCGGAACCGATGAGCTCTGCGAGGCGTTGAGCTCCCTGGGGTTCACGTCGCGGGTCCTGCCGCATCCAGATGGCAAGCTCTCGCCCAACTATCTGGTCGTCGCTGAACGCAGCGCTGAGTAG